Proteins from a genomic interval of Symmachiella macrocystis:
- the rpsL gene encoding 30S ribosomal protein S12, with amino-acid sequence MPTINQLIRKPRKKQVQKSKTPLLETCPQKKGVCLQVKTITPKKPNSALRKVARVRLSNGKEVTAYIPGEGHNLQEHSIVLVRGGRVRDLPGVRYKVIRGVLDTLGVSDRRQARSRYGNKRPK; translated from the coding sequence ATGCCGACGATCAATCAGCTCATTCGAAAACCCCGCAAAAAGCAGGTCCAAAAGAGCAAGACTCCGCTATTGGAAACTTGCCCGCAGAAGAAGGGCGTTTGCTTGCAGGTCAAAACGATTACACCGAAAAAGCCGAACTCGGCTTTGCGGAAAGTGGCACGTGTGCGACTTTCGAATGGGAAAGAGGTCACAGCCTATATCCCGGGTGAAGGCCACAACCTGCAGGAACACTCGATCGTGTTGGTGCGGGGTGGACGTGTTCGCGACTTGCCGGGTGTGCGGTACAAAGTCATTCGTGGTGTGCTCGATACCTTGGGCGTTTCCGATCGCCGTCAAGCCCGTAGTCGTTACGGAAACAAGCGGCCTAAATAG
- the rpsG gene encoding 30S ribosomal protein S7 — MATRFTASRTQLRPDPRCGSILASKFINCLMCDGKKSVAQGLFYGALDIIKERAPEQEPIEVFNAAVENVKPSVEVRSKRVGGATYQVPTPVSPKRQQTLAIRWILEVTRGKRGRPMANRLADELLAAYRREGAAMTKRENVHRMAEANKAFAHFGYSRR, encoded by the coding sequence ATGGCCACTCGATTCACCGCCAGCCGGACCCAGTTGCGTCCCGATCCTCGTTGTGGATCAATTTTGGCATCCAAGTTCATCAACTGCTTGATGTGTGACGGCAAAAAGAGCGTCGCACAAGGCTTGTTTTACGGAGCGCTCGACATCATCAAAGAGCGAGCCCCCGAGCAAGAGCCGATCGAAGTCTTCAACGCAGCCGTCGAGAACGTGAAGCCGTCGGTGGAAGTGCGTTCTAAACGGGTCGGTGGTGCGACCTACCAGGTGCCGACTCCGGTAAGCCCCAAACGTCAACAGACGCTCGCCATTCGTTGGATTCTGGAAGTGACTCGCGGAAAACGGGGTCGTCCGATGGCGAATCGCTTGGCTGACGAATTGCTGGCCGCCTACCGTCGTGAGGGCGCCGCGATGACCAAACGAGAAAACGTCCACCGTATGGCTGAAGCGAACAAGGCGTTTGCCCACTTCGGCTACAGCCGTCGCTAG
- the fusA gene encoding elongation factor G yields the protein MSRLIEHLRNIGIIAHIDAGKTTTTERILYYTGSSHRMGSVDDGTTETDFNPEEQERGITIFSAAVTCTWRDTTINIIDTPGHVDFTAEVERSLRVLDGGVVIFSAREGVEAQSETVWRQADKYRVPRICFINKMDRIGADFQRTFQQIKNRLNANPIAIQLPMGAGSPPDPQAFSGIIDLIEQKAIYFDAESRGENFRTEEIPAEYQEAAKSARSQLLEAIAELDEQVLESYLETEDIPVEDIHRLLRQGTISGQLQPVMCGSSLDYIGVQPLLDAVSLYLPSPLDRPPVQGENMTPKKKGEIEVRKPSPTEPFCGLVFKIQSDQHGDLCFVRVYSGVLKSRSRVLNPRTGKKELVSQLWHIQASSREKVDEVSAGDIVGVVGLKETVVTGDTLCAQQHPMLLESIVFPETVISTAVEPESSADRKKLAQTLAILARQDPTFTAVTNEETGQTIISGMGELHLEVIQHSLERDFHLKIRTHKPRVSYRETIRKSITVTGEFNRQVAGVPQFAQVQLRVEPFQGESSLTFEDELKPNEFPSQLANLARQAVKDEASGGGVLGYRLADVKLTLLGIKYSDSDDVESVVLAAAIDAVRAALTDTNVLLLEPIMKLEVVTPDEFLGNITADLHSRRATILNSEQREHLRVVNAEAPLAAMFGYSTQIRSLSTGRASYSMEPLRYGEAPPEILKEMLG from the coding sequence ATGTCCAGACTCATAGAACATCTCCGGAATATCGGGATCATTGCCCATATCGACGCGGGTAAAACGACCACCACCGAGCGGATCTTGTACTACACAGGGTCATCGCACCGCATGGGGAGCGTCGATGACGGCACCACTGAAACCGACTTCAATCCCGAGGAGCAGGAGCGGGGGATCACGATTTTCTCAGCTGCCGTCACCTGCACCTGGCGCGATACGACGATCAACATCATCGACACGCCGGGGCACGTGGATTTCACGGCCGAGGTCGAGCGCAGCTTGCGAGTTCTAGACGGCGGCGTGGTGATCTTTAGCGCCCGCGAAGGGGTCGAGGCGCAAAGTGAGACTGTCTGGCGGCAGGCTGACAAATATCGGGTGCCGCGGATTTGCTTCATCAACAAGATGGACCGAATCGGTGCGGATTTTCAGCGTACGTTTCAACAAATCAAGAACCGCCTCAATGCGAATCCGATTGCGATTCAGCTGCCGATGGGGGCGGGCTCACCCCCTGACCCGCAGGCCTTTAGCGGGATCATTGATCTGATTGAGCAAAAGGCGATTTACTTCGACGCGGAATCCCGTGGGGAGAACTTCCGGACCGAGGAGATTCCCGCTGAGTACCAGGAGGCGGCCAAGAGCGCGCGGTCGCAACTGCTGGAGGCGATCGCCGAGCTCGATGAGCAGGTCCTGGAGAGCTATCTTGAGACCGAAGACATCCCTGTCGAGGATATTCACCGATTGCTGCGGCAAGGGACAATCTCCGGTCAACTTCAGCCGGTCATGTGTGGCTCGTCGCTGGACTACATTGGTGTGCAGCCGTTGTTGGACGCGGTTTCATTGTATTTGCCCAGTCCGCTCGATCGTCCCCCGGTGCAGGGGGAAAATATGACCCCTAAGAAAAAAGGGGAGATCGAAGTTCGCAAGCCCTCGCCGACGGAGCCGTTTTGCGGGTTGGTCTTTAAGATTCAAAGCGATCAGCATGGCGATTTGTGCTTTGTGCGGGTCTATTCCGGCGTGTTGAAAAGCCGCTCGCGGGTTTTGAATCCGCGGACTGGAAAAAAAGAACTGGTGAGCCAGTTGTGGCACATCCAAGCCTCCAGCCGCGAAAAAGTTGACGAGGTCTCGGCTGGTGACATCGTCGGTGTGGTGGGCCTCAAAGAGACTGTCGTTACGGGGGACACGCTTTGTGCGCAGCAGCATCCGATGCTGCTGGAGAGTATTGTCTTCCCTGAGACGGTGATCTCGACGGCTGTCGAACCGGAATCGAGTGCGGACCGTAAGAAATTGGCCCAAACGCTGGCGATCCTAGCCCGGCAAGACCCGACCTTTACGGCTGTGACCAACGAGGAAACGGGACAAACCATCATCAGCGGGATGGGTGAGTTGCACTTGGAAGTCATCCAACACAGCCTGGAGCGAGATTTTCACCTGAAAATCCGCACGCACAAGCCCCGCGTCAGTTACCGCGAGACTATTCGTAAGTCGATTACGGTGACTGGTGAGTTTAATCGACAGGTCGCCGGCGTCCCTCAATTTGCCCAGGTGCAATTGAGGGTTGAGCCATTCCAGGGCGAATCTAGCTTAACATTCGAAGACGAGTTGAAGCCGAATGAATTTCCTTCGCAGTTAGCCAATCTGGCTCGCCAGGCGGTCAAGGATGAGGCCAGCGGGGGTGGCGTGCTGGGATATCGCTTGGCGGACGTCAAGCTCACGCTGCTGGGCATCAAATATAGTGATTCGGATGACGTGGAGTCGGTGGTGTTGGCTGCGGCTATCGATGCGGTCCGAGCCGCTTTAACCGATACGAATGTCTTGCTCCTGGAGCCGATTATGAAGCTCGAGGTGGTGACTCCGGACGAGTTTTTGGGGAACATTACCGCTGATTTGCACTCCCGGCGAGCCACAATTCTTAATAGCGAGCAGCGGGAGCATTTGCGGGTGGTCAATGCAGAGGCCCCACTGGCGGCAATGTTTGGCTATTCCACCCAGATCCGCAGCTTGTCGACCGGTCGAGCATCATATTCTATGGAGCCGCTGCGTTACGGGGAGGCTCCGCCGGAGATTTTGAAGGAGATGTTGGGCTAA
- the rpsJ gene encoding 30S ribosomal protein S10 — MAGKKQEKIRIRMEAYDHSVLDQSASEIVNTAKRTGADVHGPIPLPTRIERYTVLRSPHVNKKSREQFEIRTHKRLVDIVQPTGKTIDALNKLSLPAGVDIKIKAAAAGR, encoded by the coding sequence GTGGCCGGCAAGAAGCAAGAAAAAATCCGAATCCGCATGGAGGCGTACGATCACTCGGTGCTTGATCAATCAGCATCGGAAATCGTCAACACGGCAAAGCGGACCGGAGCCGATGTCCACGGACCAATTCCCCTTCCGACGCGGATTGAGCGTTACACGGTGCTGCGGAGTCCGCACGTGAACAAAAAATCTCGCGAGCAGTTTGAGATCCGGACGCATAAGCGTTTGGTGGACATTGTGCAGCCAACGGGGAAGACAATCGACGCGTTGAATAAGTTGTCTCTTCCGGCTGGTGTGGATATCAAGATTAAGGCGGCTGCTGCGGGTCGCTGA
- the rplC gene encoding 50S ribosomal protein L3 yields the protein MSVGLLGRKIGMTQVYNEAGDITPVTVIQAGPCVVLQVRTLERDGYEAVQVGFGDKPRRLARQSERGHVAAIKSKRSKARAAAGVELPAKADCEPKRFVREFRTDGESCDCEVGQELTVDLFADVSNVDVIATSKGRGTAGVMKRHNFAGQRASHGVKRVHRHGGSIGQSADPARVIKGTKMAGRYGNARITVRNLELTRVDGENGLLLVAGSVPGPKGGYVVIRKTNKLG from the coding sequence ATGTCAGTTGGACTACTGGGGCGCAAAATCGGCATGACGCAGGTCTATAACGAGGCGGGCGATATTACGCCCGTGACGGTCATTCAGGCCGGACCTTGTGTGGTGCTGCAGGTTCGCACGTTGGAACGCGATGGCTACGAGGCTGTGCAGGTCGGGTTTGGTGACAAGCCGCGGCGGTTGGCTCGGCAGTCGGAACGCGGGCACGTAGCGGCGATCAAAAGCAAGCGGTCCAAGGCTCGTGCGGCTGCGGGTGTTGAGTTGCCGGCGAAAGCGGATTGTGAACCAAAGCGGTTTGTGCGTGAGTTTCGTACAGACGGAGAAAGTTGCGATTGCGAAGTTGGTCAGGAGTTGACCGTTGATCTGTTTGCGGACGTATCTAATGTGGACGTGATTGCGACAAGCAAGGGGCGTGGGACGGCGGGTGTCATGAAGCGGCACAATTTTGCCGGCCAGCGTGCCAGTCACGGTGTGAAGCGTGTGCATCGCCATGGTGGATCGATCGGGCAGAGTGCTGATCCGGCACGCGTGATTAAAGGGACAAAAATGGCGGGTCGCTACGGCAACGCTCGCATTACGGTTCGGAATCTCGAGTTGACGCGAGTCGACGGCGAGAATGGGTTGTTGCTGGTGGCCGGTTCGGTTCCCGGCCCCAAGGGTGGCTACGTGGTGATTCGGAAAACAAACAAGCTGGGCTAG
- the rplD gene encoding 50S ribosomal protein L4 has product MISLPIRDKSGQEVGTYEFDPADLAPGVNRQLLHDVVVMYEANRRVGTSATKSRGQVAGSTKKMYRQKGTGRARAGAKRTPVRRGGGVTFGKVTRDFSYRLPKKAVRLATRMALLSKFLDGQAVVLDELSVDAPKTKVVAGVLRSLGLDRQSCLLAIDEYNADLWKSGRNIADLRVSPAADLNAYDVLRQRQFLVTKAALDKLRGVSAE; this is encoded by the coding sequence ATGATTTCTCTTCCGATTCGCGACAAGTCCGGGCAAGAAGTGGGGACGTATGAGTTCGACCCCGCTGACTTGGCGCCTGGTGTGAACCGGCAGTTGCTCCATGATGTGGTTGTGATGTACGAAGCGAACCGTCGTGTTGGTACTTCGGCGACCAAGTCGCGTGGGCAGGTGGCAGGCAGCACTAAGAAGATGTATCGCCAAAAAGGTACGGGTCGTGCTCGGGCCGGTGCCAAGCGGACGCCGGTTCGTCGCGGTGGTGGTGTTACGTTTGGTAAAGTGACTCGCGACTTTAGTTATCGCCTGCCCAAAAAGGCAGTTCGGTTGGCGACGCGGATGGCCTTGTTGAGCAAGTTTCTGGACGGCCAGGCAGTGGTTTTGGATGAGCTGTCGGTTGATGCTCCCAAGACAAAGGTTGTGGCCGGTGTTTTGCGGTCGCTCGGCTTGGATCGGCAGTCCTGTTTGCTGGCTATTGATGAGTACAACGCTGACTTGTGGAAGTCCGGACGAAATATTGCGGATTTGCGAGTCTCGCCGGCTGCGGACCTGAACGCCTATGACGTGTTGCGTCAGCGGCAGTTTTTGGTGACCAAAGCGGCTTTGGATAAATTGCGCGGCGTCTCCGCGGAGTAA
- the rplW gene encoding 50S ribosomal protein L23, with the protein MATVEKKSGLTLEPYQVVYRPLITEKGTHISTRYNAYPFEVNPLCTKTEIKEAVEKLWEVRVVAVRTQNRIGKPRRTKNQVGRTSGWKKAIVQLHDEDRIAFF; encoded by the coding sequence ATGGCTACGGTGGAAAAAAAATCGGGGCTGACATTGGAGCCGTATCAGGTCGTTTATCGTCCGTTGATCACGGAAAAAGGTACGCACATTTCAACGCGGTACAATGCGTACCCGTTTGAAGTGAATCCGCTGTGCACAAAGACTGAAATCAAAGAAGCGGTTGAAAAGCTGTGGGAGGTTCGCGTTGTTGCTGTGCGGACTCAGAACCGCATCGGCAAGCCGCGGCGGACTAAGAATCAGGTCGGGCGGACAAGTGGTTGGAAGAAGGCGATCGTGCAATTGCACGATGAAGATCGGATCGCGTTCTTTTAG
- the rplB gene encoding 50S ribosomal protein L2 gives MGIKFYKPTTAGRRDASVSDFAEITDRKKKPEKSLLTRYKKKGGRNNQGKITARHRGGGHKRMYRVIDFKRLRDGIPARVKSIEYDPNRSARIALLHYVDGVKSYILAPEGLNAGAVVESGPNAEPTLGNCLPLSAIPTGATIHNIELQPGRGGQLCRSAGTAAVMNAREGDWAQITLPSGEVRRVPSSCRATIGPIGNSEHSKIVLGKAGRKRWMGWRPRVRGTAMNPVAHPMGGGEGRNSGGRHPCSPTGKLAKGGRTRKRRKSSSAAIVRRRKSRRYGQLKL, from the coding sequence ATGGGTATCAAATTTTATAAGCCAACGACGGCCGGCCGTCGGGATGCCTCCGTAAGCGACTTCGCGGAGATCACCGACCGTAAGAAAAAGCCGGAAAAGTCGTTGCTGACACGGTATAAGAAAAAAGGTGGCCGCAACAACCAGGGCAAAATTACTGCCCGTCATCGTGGCGGCGGCCACAAGCGGATGTATCGGGTAATAGATTTCAAGCGTTTGCGGGACGGGATTCCGGCGCGTGTGAAGTCCATCGAGTATGATCCGAATCGTTCTGCACGGATTGCCTTGTTGCACTATGTCGACGGGGTGAAATCATACATTTTGGCTCCCGAGGGGCTCAATGCGGGTGCGGTTGTTGAGAGCGGTCCGAATGCGGAGCCAACCTTGGGCAACTGTTTGCCGTTGTCGGCGATTCCTACAGGGGCCACGATTCACAACATCGAACTGCAACCGGGACGTGGTGGCCAATTGTGTCGCAGTGCCGGGACCGCAGCGGTGATGAATGCCCGCGAAGGCGATTGGGCACAAATCACCTTACCTTCTGGTGAGGTGCGACGTGTCCCGAGTAGTTGCCGAGCCACGATCGGGCCGATTGGAAACAGCGAACACAGTAAAATTGTGCTCGGTAAAGCCGGGCGGAAGCGTTGGATGGGTTGGCGGCCTCGCGTGCGGGGAACAGCTATGAATCCGGTCGCTCACCCGATGGGTGGTGGTGAAGGTCGCAACTCGGGCGGTCGGCATCCTTGTAGTCCTACGGGCAAGTTGGCCAAGGGTGGCCGCACGCGGAAGCGAAGGAAGTCGTCATCGGCAGCCATTGTCAGGCGGCGTAAGTCGCGGCGTTATGGCCAGTTGAAGCTCTGA
- the rpsS gene encoding 30S ribosomal protein S19, which translates to MGRSLKKGPYVDAKLLKKIERLDDAGRKEPIRTWCRRSTISPDFIGHTFLVHNGRAHINVYVTEEMVGHKLGEFAPTRTFRGHGGKAKR; encoded by the coding sequence ATGGGTCGCTCTCTGAAAAAAGGGCCTTACGTTGATGCCAAATTGCTCAAGAAGATTGAGCGATTGGATGATGCCGGACGCAAAGAGCCGATTCGCACCTGGTGCCGTCGTTCGACGATTTCACCGGATTTTATCGGCCATACCTTCCTGGTGCACAATGGGCGGGCACATATCAATGTGTACGTCACGGAAGAAATGGTGGGGCACAAACTCGGGGAGTTCGCACCAACGCGGACGTTCCGCGGGCATGGCGGTAAGGCTAAAAGATAA